In Mycobacteriales bacterium, the sequence CTTCGCCGTCCACACGCGACTCGAGGACGTGCCGGCCACGGTCACCGACGCGGCCAGGCTCGTCGTGCTCGACACGATCGGGGTGAGCCTGGCCGCGCTGGACGTCCCGATCGGCCGGATCGTGCAGGACTATGCGGCCGCGGTCGGCGGCGACGACGGCCCGCACGTGCTCGGCACCGGGATCCGGGCCGCTGCGCCGATCGCCGCCCAGGCCAACGGGACGCTGGCGCACGGGCTGGACTACGACGACCACGGCCACCTGTCCACGCACGTGCTCCCGGCCGCGCTGGCGATCGGCGAGCTGCGCGGGTCCTCAGGGGCCGAACTGCTGGCCGCGTACGTCCTCGGGCGCGAGTGCGGCTTCCGGCTCAGCTCGATCATCGAGGCCAAGCGGAAGCAGAAGCTCGGCCCGACGTACCGCGGCTGGTACCGGGTCGGCGTCGTCGGCCCGGTCGCCGCCGCGGTCGCCGCGAGCCGGATGCTCGCCCTGGACACCGGGCGGACCCGGCACGCGATCGCGATCGCCTGCTCCAGCTCGGCCGGCCTGCGCCGCAACCTCGGCACGATGACCAAGGCCCTGCACGCCGGCAACGGCGCCTACGCCGGGGTCACCGCGGCCCTGCTGGCCGAGCGCGGCTTCACCGCCGACGCCGAGGCGATCGAGGGCGAGCTCGGCCTGGTCGGCGCGATCTGCCTGCCCGGCGAGGCCGAGTGGGAGCCGCTGGAACGCCTGGGTGACCCGTACGAGCTGGCGCAGAAGATCGGGGTGAAGAACTTCCCGGCCTGCAGCCCGAGCCACGTGCCCGCCGAGATCGTGCTGCGGCTGCGGGAGAAGCACGGCGTCGACCCGGCCGAGGTCGTCGCGGTCGAGGCCGACCTGCACCAGTTCTCGCTGCGCCGGCCGGACCCGCAGGAGGCGATCGCGACCGGTTACAGCCTGCCGTACCTGCTGGCGATCGCGCTCGTCGACGGCGCGCTCGGCCTGGACCAGGTCGACGGCACCCGGCTGCACGACCCGGCCGTACGGGCCCTGATGGCCAGGGTGACCCACGACCCGCAGGCCGCGCCGGCGGGACGGCCGGAGCGGGTCACGATCCGCCTCGCCGACGGCACCGTGCTGGTCGAGGAGGCGGACGGCAAGCCCGACCTCCGCACGGCCGGCCCGATCATCGCGAAGTTCGCCGACTGCGCGTCCCGCCGGCTCGACGCCGAGGGCGTCGCCCGGCTGCGGGACGCGGTCCTCGAGTCCACCGTGGACGTCCGCTCGTTGCTGGAACTCACCCGCTCGCCGAGAGAGGCCGCGCCATGTTGACCATCGAGGACCTCTACAAGCGTTTCCCGGTGAAGTCCGGCGGCGCGGACGTGCTCGCGATCGACGGCGTGACCCTGACGGTCGAGGAGGGCGAGCTGTTCACCATGCTCGGCCCGTCCGGCTGCGGGAAGACCACCACGCTGCGCAGCGTGGCCGGGCTGGAGCGGCCGACCTCCGGCCGGATCGCCGTCAACGGCCGGGTGCTCTACAACTCGGCCAAGAAGGTCGACGTGCCGGTCAATGCGCGCGGCCTCGGCATGGTCTTCCAGTCGTACGCGATCTGGCCGCACATGAACGTCTACAAGAACGTCGCCTTCCCGCTCACCGTCCGGTCCCGCAAGACCCGGCCCAGCCGCAAGCAGATCCGCGAGCGGGTCGAGCGGGTGCTCGGCGTCGTCCAGCTCGAGCACCTGATGGACCGCCCGGCCACCGACCTGTCCGGCGGCCAGCAGCAGCGCCTCGCGCTGGCCCGGGCGCTGGCGATGGAGCCGCCGCTGCTGCTGCTGGACGAGCCACTGTCCAACCTGGACGCCAAGCTGCGGGAGCAGATGCGCTTCGAGCTCAAGCGGCTGCAGCGGGAGACCGGCATCACGACCGTGTACGTCACGCACGACCAGGAAGAGGCGCTGTCGATGTCCAGCCGCATCGCGGTGATGAACGGCGGCAAGGTCGAGCAGCTGGGCAAGCCCCGGGAGATCTACACCAACCCGGTCTCGCACTTCGTGGCCGGCTTCATCGGCACGTCGAACTTCGTCGAGGGCGTCATCACGGCGGTCGAGGAGCCGGGGGAGTACCGGGTGTCCGGCGCCGCCGGCGAGCTGATCGTCTCCTCGCCGTCAGCCTTTGCCGTCGGCGACCACGTCACGGTCGGCATCCGCCCGGAGCACCTGCAGATCGTCACCGACGACGAGGGCAGCGGGCCGGGCGTCTGGAAGGCCGAGGTCGTCGGCCGCGGCTTCCTGGGCGAGGTCATGGAGCACGAGCTGCGGGTCGGCGAGTCGGTCCTGCGGATGCGCTCCAACCCCGAGGTCTCGGTCCCGGTCGGGGAGCAGGTCCTCGTCAAGCTCCCCACGAAGTGGTGCCGGCTCATCCCCACCAACTGAGCCCGCCGGATCGTCCACAGGCGACCGTCGCGCGAGATAGAGACGAGTCCCGAGCACCGCGATCGCGGTGCTCACCCCGCCGATGACGAACGCGACCCGGGCGCTCCACTCCTCGCCGATCCAGCCGATCAGCGGACCGCCGATCGGGGTGGTGCCGGCGATCGCGACGACCAGCAGCGAGATCACCCGGCCGCGCATGGCCGGTGCCGAGTTCAGCTGCAGCAGCGAGGTCGCCACCGACCGGAACGAGACGCTGGACGAGCCGAGCACGAACAGCAGCACCAGCGTGATGGCCAGCGTCGGGGCCAGGCCGGTCGCGGTGAGCACGATCGCGAAGCCCATCCCGCCGAGCAGCAGCCGCCGGGCCGTCGCCTTGAGCGTGCTGGCGAGCGCGAACGCGCCGACGATGGCGCCGACCCCCATCGCCGTGTACATGTAGCCGACCGTGCTGGCGTCGCCGTCGAAGGTCTGCGCCCCCAGCAGCGGGATCACGACGTTGAAGTTGTAGCCGAGAGTGCCGGTGATCGCCATCAGCACCAGCGGGCCGAGCAGCTGAGGCCGGCCCCGGACGTACCCGAGGCCCTCCCGCAGCTGGCCCTTCTCCGGCGGCGCCGGGATCGGCCGGGACAGCTTGCTGGTGTCCATCCGCAGCAGCCCGACGATGACCGTGAGGAACGAGCCGGCGTTGAGGAAGAACGTCCAGGGCAGTCCGAGCGTGGTGATGAGGATGCCGGCGACGGCCGGGCCGACGACCTTGCCCGCGTTCTGCACGATGTTGTTCAGCGCGACCGCGTTGGTCAGGTGGTCGCGGCCGACCATCTCGACCACGAACGTGTGCCGGGTCGGCTTGTCCATCGCCTCGATGCAGCCGAGCGCGAAGGCGAGCACCAGCACGATCCAGACCCGGGCGTTGTGGGTGGCGGTCAGCACGCCCAGGCAGATCGCCGGCAGGATCGCCAGCGTCTGGGTGCAGAGCAGGATCGTGCGCTTGTCCGCTCGGTCGGCCAGCAGCCCGCCCCACGGTGTCAGCAGCAGGCTCGGCAGCTGCTGGATCGCCGTGGTGAGGCCGAGGACGATGCCGGAGTTGGTCAGCTCCAGCACCAGCCAGGCCTGGCTCACCTTCTGCATCCAGGTGCCCATCACCGAGATGGACTGGCCGGCGAAGTAGAGCCGGTAGTTGCGGGTGCCGAGCGACTCGAACGTCGCGTGCAGGTACCCGCGCACGTGCCCCGGCAGGCTCACTTCCAGACGTAGCCGGGGTCGGCGTACGCCTGCTCGGGCATCAGCGTGGACAGGCCCCGGTCGGCCAGCTCGGACTCGAACCGCTTCCGGACCCAGGGTTCCTCGTCCGAGTACTCGATCTGGTCGCGGGCGCGGTCCTCGACCTTCTCGGCGTACCCGGCGAACTGGATCGGCGGGTGCAGCGCGAGGTAGCGGGCCGGGCCGGCACCGAGGTTGAAGTGCTGGTGGAACCAGCGGTCCGGGGGTACGAACAGTGCCGCCTCCTGCCAGGGCACGACGACCCGCTCGCCGCCCTCGGGCCACATCACCGAGTAGCCCTCCCCGTTGGGGACGACGATGACCCGGCCGGGCCCGTGCCGGTGCGCCTTCTTGTACGTCCTGGCGTCGAACACCGACATGTGGCAGCTCATGTCCGATCCGGCGAACTGGATCCGTACGGTC encodes:
- a CDS encoding MmgE/PrpD family protein, with amino-acid sequence MGATERFADFAVHTRLEDVPATVTDAARLVVLDTIGVSLAALDVPIGRIVQDYAAAVGGDDGPHVLGTGIRAAAPIAAQANGTLAHGLDYDDHGHLSTHVLPAALAIGELRGSSGAELLAAYVLGRECGFRLSSIIEAKRKQKLGPTYRGWYRVGVVGPVAAAVAASRMLALDTGRTRHAIAIACSSSAGLRRNLGTMTKALHAGNGAYAGVTAALLAERGFTADAEAIEGELGLVGAICLPGEAEWEPLERLGDPYELAQKIGVKNFPACSPSHVPAEIVLRLREKHGVDPAEVVAVEADLHQFSLRRPDPQEAIATGYSLPYLLAIALVDGALGLDQVDGTRLHDPAVRALMARVTHDPQAAPAGRPERVTIRLADGTVLVEEADGKPDLRTAGPIIAKFADCASRRLDAEGVARLRDAVLESTVDVRSLLELTRSPREAAPC
- a CDS encoding ABC transporter ATP-binding protein, whose amino-acid sequence is MLTIEDLYKRFPVKSGGADVLAIDGVTLTVEEGELFTMLGPSGCGKTTTLRSVAGLERPTSGRIAVNGRVLYNSAKKVDVPVNARGLGMVFQSYAIWPHMNVYKNVAFPLTVRSRKTRPSRKQIRERVERVLGVVQLEHLMDRPATDLSGGQQQRLALARALAMEPPLLLLDEPLSNLDAKLREQMRFELKRLQRETGITTVYVTHDQEEALSMSSRIAVMNGGKVEQLGKPREIYTNPVSHFVAGFIGTSNFVEGVITAVEEPGEYRVSGAAGELIVSSPSAFAVGDHVTVGIRPEHLQIVTDDEGSGPGVWKAEVVGRGFLGEVMEHELRVGESVLRMRSNPEVSVPVGEQVLVKLPTKWCRLIPTN